Genomic segment of Corticium candelabrum chromosome 16, ooCorCand1.1, whole genome shotgun sequence:
ACTGGAGCGTCTCTCGCTCGAAAACGCAACTCGAGGCGCAACACAAAAATCTTCAAACGCAACATGCGGAACTGAAAGCAAAAACGTCGAGGGATATGGCACAGATACAACGAGATCTCGTCGATTCGAACGCCAAGAGACTCATGGAGAAGAAATCTCACGAGCAGAAGCTCGAGCAGGCGTTGAGAGATAAGGCGGTGATAACTCTACAGAGACAGGAAGTTGTGAAGCAACATGAAGATGAATCGAAGCGTTGTAAGAGTGAGTTGAATTCGGCGAGGGATAGTGCTGCCGAGATTGGAAGAAAGAATGAAGAGATGAGTGACTCGATGGCGGAGTTAAGGAGAACGGAAGAGACATTGACGAATGAGCGGGTgaggtggtgtgtgtgtgtgtgtgtgtgtgtgtgtgtgtgtgtgcctgtttgtgcatgtgagtgAATTTGTGTGTATCACATGATACTTTGATCAGTTGCTAGTCTATTGATGGTTTGCTATTTCATTGTATATAATTCATCATTTAATATATAGATGATGGGgatatttattgttaatatcaatgtgtgCATGATGTTTGACAAAAAGTTGTCGCTTAATTgtgtctgttgctgttgtttagGATCATTGTTCAAGAGAATTGTCTGCAATGAATGACAAACACGATGCTGCTACAAACGTTATTAGGGGTTTGAAGGGTGAGACATATTACCATTTCATTCTGTTGTGTGATAATTGTATAGAATGGTGATTACGGGATGTTGGATGTGTGAATGTTGTTGGACTGTAGACAAACACCAACTCACACTGTCCACATTGACAGTTTTACAACAAAGATGCACTCGTGCTGTTAAGCAACTGTAAGCTCAACTGTCAGTCTGGGTCTTGTAATCGTCATAATTTATGAAATTTTGGATTTGTGAAGGAATCTTTGTCATAGACAGGTAGAACATCAAGTCATGTCAACAGGAGTTGGAAAACAAGTAGCAGATGAAAATGTAGAAACAGGTGACCCTGTTGCCAACAAGGATGCAGACTCTGTTACCAACAATGATGCACAAGATGTGCAGCCAACTGAGCCACAGCCTTCGGTCAGTGCAAtgagaaacaacaaacagaacaaaatgTTAGAGTATGTGTGTTGCAGGAAAATACAAATAACGAGGAAGGTGGTATCAAGACAGAACACAATGAaataacaatgacaagaaagaatGAATCCAACACGACTCCATCTGAAGACACAGAGGCTCGTGAAGGGGAAGGAAACAGCCAGGTAGTGCCACCACCACAAGTAAATTCATTTGCTAATAAACAAATGACTGGACAGCCGACCGCACAAGATATTGGTGCAGAATTTGCAGTACTTGAGGAAGAAGAACAAAACTCAATCAAGGAAATTGAAGATGAACAGACCaatgaaaaagaaacagaTGCCGAGGAAGAACGAAAAgaagcagctgcagctgcagctagaAATGTACAAAAAGAAAACAGAGAACAGATAGGCACTGAAAATACACAAGAAGAAGTAGAAGACGAAGAACCCACAGATGACTATGAAGATGAGGATGGACATGATGACGGTGAGGATGAAGACAGGGATGAAGACGATGTTAAGTACCTTCATGCTGACCATATGCCACACGGAGTCAGTAACATAAAGTGATTAACTAACAGTCGAGTTTCACATGGTGTATGACTCCATGACTACCTGCTAGTCTAGCAGGCAGGACTTTGTTTAGTTATATACTCTGCCTTTATAGGCGAGTGACCGTAGTATAGGTGGTTGAATACATTATATAGTAAGAATATTTTTGTCGTGTAGTGACGATGGTTGGGAGGGGGGTGGGGGAAGAACATGCAGGCAATGGCCGACTTGCAGCAAGCACGTGCACATATTAGTAGAATTTCTATAGACAAGGGGTGCATGCGTAGAGTAAGTAGGTCAGACTTCATTTATAGTTCAACTACTAGGACATAACACCAAGAGAATTACTGTTAGTCTATATCAAGTGTAATCCCcacaatcaaagcaaaataGGCACCTTTACAAGAAGACACTATCTATTacaacaaagcagcagcagcatcttCTGCTGTAGGCTGACGATATCCAGTTGCTCTAATCTCATCTTGATCTGATGACTTCCGGTGTCCAGAAGCGACCGGCTGAACTTGTATCTCTGAATTGGCGTCTTTTGCTGTAAACTTGGTATCATCAAACTGTCGTAGATGGATCTGTAGATGCATGTTCACTTCGGCACTCCGACATACATACGGGAAATTTCCGCCACTTTTGAGATGCGCTCGCTTTGCATTTGGGTAACATTTATACAATTCCTCCTTTACTGATGGAGTCAGTGCTGATTCATCAAATACCTGAACAACAATTACAATGAATGAATAGTTTTCTGTGTGAAAACTGGTAATGAGTAAGCACATCTATGATTGTGACAGCCGTATCTTTAAATTTATGTGGTTCGATGTAGCCTTCCATACAATTCAGTGTAAGACGAGACGCCAAGTCACTTCGATCAAGGGCCTCTAGCTGCACAATTATAGAAACAATCATTTTATAATACAGCATcaatttgtcagtctgttgcCTCTGTTCAACCACCAGTCTATTGTTTACTGAACCCCCCCTGTCAATTCTATAGTGTACACTGCTTGGAAATCTTGCACTTAATACTACATAGTAATGTGTTCTTTAAAACTTATATGAAAAACTTCCCTGTGCCCGACTAAAACATTTAAAGTATCAGCTTAATTCAGGTAGCAGTTTCACCTACTAGTCGTAGATGGCCATACCACTGAACACCATGTTCTTACTATCAAAGTCACTTTCGACACGTAGTTAAAACATCAGTCTCTTTACTGTGCCagttgtatctgtctgtctgtctgtctctgtcaaagaacatttaaaTTATTGTAAACAACAACGCAACTACAGTAAAATGCTACACCACTAACAAaagtccgtctgtctgtctgtgtctgtcaaactTTATAAAATGCAAACTTTACCTACCATTTCTATCACTAAATTCTATAGTTCGAAATACATACTTTCAATCTATAGTGCACTACTTTGGATGtccctgtctgtccatctgtctgtctttttcatatattaatgctattacaaccaaaactatttatAATCTTCCAGAGACTCAATAGGGTAGGGTCATTACACCTCACAAAACTGTAAAATtgagtatgatagttctttacattactAGAGCTCATAGATAAACGGCGTGAtagtttccttgcaatagtctgtcagtctgtccgtcattctgtctttctgtctgtctgtctgtcaaaggtattataTTCTTCAAATAATTGAACATTAAAACGACAACAAGCTAACAAACATATACCAGGACTtaaaacaactaaaactagaAACAATCACAGTTCCAAATATAACACtactgcaaacaacaagaacaaaacaaaacaaaagcaacaaaagCTAAGGCTAAACTACACTAAGACGAACAACAGTATGTCAAGCAATCTTCTAGCACGATGATGACATCTTGTGCTGGATTACGCAGCAACAACACCGTTGCAATTGTACGctgaatctctttctccagtaGTCTAGGAACTCGGCAGTGTTGAGCCGACCAGATTCATCCCGTGAACGCAAAGCGAGTGACTGAAGAAATTTTCCCCTCCTCGCCCCATCTACCGAAATGTTCGAGTATCAGCGGCTTCAAGATAACTTGCTCACCATCTGGAAGCCTCTGACCCTTGTATTTCGAattcttcttctcctctctGCATTTCGCCGCTGGACAGTCAATTTTAGCAGATGATGGGAACACCTCGCcactccatgggtgtgccagCGAGATATCCAGATCAATTCCCAGGCCAGATGATGAATCCAACGACACAATATTAGGCCTATCTTCAGAGTTAGAATACCGATGCCTAGGTTCCTTTCTGCACGGTAAGCGAAGCTCCCTGAGACAATCCGCCCAAACCTCTGCAATAGATTCATGGCACCAAATGGGCCCTCCACCGAATTTACAAGACAAAAGATGACATCCAGTATCCTCCAAAGCAGCTCCACATTCACATGATCTTAACCATTCGGATGAGCAAACCGGCAAACCTAACCTCAGCTTCCACGCCAAGCGATCGATATACGCAAGAGTCAATTGTGAAGCATGCAGAGGAAGGAACCGCACTAATCCAGGCACCCGCACCTTTACTGGTTAGAGAACAAAAACGAGCAGCATCCCTCATCGAAACAGATGCTTTCAGAACGTTGCTGAGTAAAGATTCAGCTAACTCAGAAGATAACTTCTTTTGGAGCTTGTTGTTTTCTGGAAGGTAATCTGACAACTTACTGGCAGCAGGAATGAGGCTGCTTAACACAATACCCGTAGGAAATTCTGATGGACTTGCAAGAAAGGAGTCTATAAATGACTTCAAATTGGGAAATCGTataagcaagcaaacaagagCCTGAACCCACGAAGCCAAGAAGGCACAAGGTGAAACAGACTTGACTGAGGACAGACCAAAACCTCCCAGACGGATGGGTAGAGAAGCCTGCCACCACACGGAATCACTGAGGTGATCATAGGATAACAAATTGAAGAAGACTGAGCGAGTTTGCAGATCGTGAATTTCAGTTGTCTCTGACAGCAGACTAGGACAAACAGTTGTGGCTAAATGGTTCAGGCGAGGCACATGACAGTACCGAAGCAGCAAAGAAGCGCTTTGTACATCATTCAAGGCAACCAATTGATCACACAGACAGTTACCAGAATCAGCAAATGAAGAGCAATAACTGGAGACAAAATTTGCTGTACCAATTGGCAATCCCAAAATAGCAATGCCATCGAACTTGACAGGGACTGGACAGTCTGGGATAGAGATGTTTAAATCTGGACAATAAAGATCACATTTGTCATGACGGATGTTCAAGCCTAGCTCctgtaagcaaacagacagacagttgaatGCATTGATCACATCAGTGGGAGCACCCACCAAGAAGACATCGTCCAAGTATGCAAGAGCTTGGATTTCGGGATAGATGTTCTGCAGATTGACAagagatggatggatggtcaGCGCAAACAAAGCCGGACCTAAAGGGTCACATTGGTGGACACCAACTTCTGATTGTAATAAAACTGGACAGCCCTCTTGCATGGCGACTAGGGCACCGACGTCATAGTACATCTGGAACACATGTTTTGGCACTGATGGAAAACAGAATTGGTTTGATGTAACATACCTTCTCTGCTGAGCGAATTAAACGCATTCTTCACATCTGCTTTCAAAACTACCCATTCCAGGTTCCTCTCCAGCCACAATGAGATGTGGTGACCAATAAGCTCAATACCACAAggagtagtctgtctgtctgtctgtctgtctgtctgtcaggccaagtccatttgtaggccaagtccattaatgtgttataatttgcttagttatgaaggactggtagatatttgaaagtttcctgtacatacgtagagttttgatgataataaatgaatctatctgtctgtctgtctgtctgtcttagacTTCCTATCAGGCATGTTTCTTACTTTGTCAACAAGAAAGTCAATTGAATCCGCAATACTCGAGTCGACTTCATAGTTTGGAAGATTGCTCAATATCATTCTCTTCAACACAAAAGCTGGCAGAGCCCAGAACCTAACCACCACCCACCAAACATCAACACACAACCAACCATCACACCACCAAACAATACAAACGCACACACTAGACGCCATCCTCTGCTGAAACACATTCGTATCAGCGAACGCATTACAAAGCACCAGAGACTGAACGCGAGGACTCTTGAACGTCAGCTCGGCAAACTTCTGAGCAAGAAAGCCGCCGAGAGACGCACCCAACAGATGCACCTTATCCAAATGCAAATGATCAAGCAAACGCCTAAAACTCTCACACCAATCCGAATGCGACCAGAGAGGTGGAAAGTCTGCAGCAATAATGCGATATCCGAGCGACGAGAGGCTAACAATTTGTTTAAAAAAGATGTCGGCTGTTCCACTCGCCGGAGCGAGACAGATCAATGGACAACGGACGGTCTTCGGTCCTGCATCGTAGATCGTCCACGCTTTACCACTCGAACCGTCGACGACGATCTGTCAATAGGAGACGCCTTGTTAGACAAGCTGCTTGGATGTAACTTGAAATCAATAGGTAGGTTTACTGTTACTTGCCTTCTTTTGCGAAACGGAGCTTCTGAAGCTGAGATATTCGGGTGATCGGCCGATGGTTGACATGATACCTAAAGGGGTCCCACTGTGTGACGACTTTGTAACGTACTTATTGATGATTGTCAATGAAAACTGCACAAACGGGTGCAAATCGGACGAGCAGGTAGCGTGCACGGACTGTGGACTCGACCGCCCACTAATAGGAAGTAGCACGCATGCGCGAGAGTAGGTACATCTTAAAATGGCCGCTGTACGACAGTTTGGTCGTTCTCTTGCCGTTTTAAGGCGAGCTCGCTTTATTTCTACTGTTACAGCACTCACAGAAGTTGATAAGGAAaataaaggagcacttcaagATGTACCTTTAGATGATTTTGTGAGTGACAGaaattttttttgtttgtggcTTGTTTGTCATGTGTTTTCATGCCAGGGTGCGATAGCTCCTGTAACTGGATTTCCTGAGGAGCATAGAGGTCGTAGAGTGAGGATATACGCTCATTCGAGAAATGCAATGCAATCGGGAACGCACGCTAGCCTGCACTGGAGGCTGGATTTCGATGTTCAGGAGCGTTGGGAGAATCCTCTCATTGGCTGGGCATCGACGTaatgtgtagtgtgtgtgtgtgtgtgtgtgtgtgcgtgtctgtgtgtgagtgtgtgtgtgtgagtgtgcgtgtgtgtctgtgtgtcagtgtgtgtgtgtgagtgtgtgtgtgtgtgtgtgtgtgtgtgtgtgtgtgtcagtgtgtgtgtgtgtgtgtgtgtgtgtgtgtgtgtgtgtcagtgtgtgtgtgtgtgtgtgtgtgtcagtgtgtgtgtgtgtgtgtgtgtgtcagtgtgtgtgtgtgtgtgtgtgtcagtgtgtgtgtgtgtgtgtgtcagtgtgtgtgtgtgtgtgtgtgtgtcagtgtgtgtgtgtgtgtgtgtgtcagtgtgtgtgtgtgtgtcagtgtgtgtgtgtgtgtgtcagtgtgtgtgtgtgtgtgtgtgtgtgtgtgtgtgtgtgtgtgtgtgtcagtgtgtgtgtgtgtgtgtgtgtgtgtgtgtgtgtgtgtgtgtgtgtgtgtgtgtgtgtgtgtgaataaaCCACTGATACATTTAGAGCTGATCCTGTATCTAACGTTCACATTGAATTCGAGACAGTCGACGAAGCAGTTACATTTGCCAAGAAAAACGGTTCAATCAAagtcacacgtacacacatagTCTCCGTGTGACGATTGTTGATCTAATTTCAGGTTGGCTGTACGAAGTTGATAAGAAACAAGAAGTGAAACCGAAATGGAAATCATATGGAGACAATTTCTCATggaacagaaagacaagagtgacaacaaagtgacaacaCATAGCACGTTGTGTAGCACATTGTGTAGCAAGTTGTAAACAGCAGACATTGTATAGAAAAAAGGAAAAATAAACATGTATGAAATATCGAGTTCACATCAATTCTGAGAGTCCAACCCTAAATGGTCTTGCCCCTCATCAGTCGTCGTCCCTTCTCGGTTTGTGGTCCCACGTGTGAGGTATCAATAGGCTTGAATCCGAGCTTAAGGGCTGGTGACGTTTGCTGCAAATGCATGAAATCGAATCCCATTGCGTTGACAAACTGTGGATCGGCCACCATTGAGTGAGTGTCCTTTCCTTTCGCTTGCCACTGTGTTCAGAATAGGCAAGTGAGTCATGTTCGGattttagttgttgttgttgtgtgtgtgtgtgtgtgtgtgtgtgtgtgtgtgtgtgtgtgtgtgtgtgtgtgtgtgtgtgcgtgcgtgtgtgtgcatcataCCTGTCGAAAGGTAGTCGGATGTTGAGATGGAGGAAAAGTGAGGTTTGTGTGATCTTTCATGCTCCAGTAGATGTTGTTATCAAATGTCATATTGTCAAATCCCGTCGGTATGGTGGAGAGAAAGAGACTCCCATTGGTAATATAAACCTACAAGCACTACAGAGTCACTTTTTCATTTGTCACAGTTACCAACTACAGACTGACTATATTTCTCTCGAATGTAAACGAACTGAATGGCCCTCCTCCACCAGATCCTGGTGCATGTTGTGATGATCTAATGGCTACAGTAACGCTGACAACAAGTGTGTAAATGTACAATCAAATTGTTGAGCTACACGTATTTATAGACATGCCGTACCATGACTTGCCTGGGACACAGCCGACTTGGTGAGGAAAGGCAATGATATTGTTGACGAACATGTTATTCTCCCCATAATGCTATGAaaagctaattaattaataatactggtgtgtgtgtgtgtgtgtgtgtgtgtgtgtgtgtgtgtgtgtgtgtgtgtgtgtgtgtgtgtgtgtgtgtgtgtgtgtgtgtgtgtgtgtgtgtgtgtgtgtgtgtgtacagtacctgATGAATGCCGGCACACTTTGTATTGTACCTGTAACACAACAATATACTTTAACAGTGACACCAATCCATTCACATCACACTAACACAACATTATTTTGTATTGTGATATTACTGCTTCCCTCGTCTGTGTAATACCCCCATCCTCCATAGTCGTAACTCCAAACATGGTGGCACACGTTGTTCTCAACCTGAACAAGAAAATGTGCCCTAATCCAATCATATAATAAAGAAAGAATACAATCAATTATTCACTCACTCACCACTGTCCCTGGTTGTATTCCCAAAGAGTACACACACCCCATGTCACTCAGTACAGCTAATACAGATCAGTGATCTTACTCATTATTATCACATACATATACTAGTAAACCTTTCCCAATATTGTAAATCTCATTGAAACCAACGTAATTGCTATGTGCACTTGTAGGTGCATATCTAGGAAACAAGATGATCTAAGATGTCTAGCCAATCAGAATGCACTAATAAGTCACCCCCATGTCCAACCAATTGAGATCCCGGTGTAGTTGAAATCATGAATGAGATTATGACTGAGCACATTCATCGCAGACTCCTGAAGCAGAATGCCACAGCCCTGCAAGTTCAATCACTATGAGTCACAACAGCAAGCTAAGATTAGTATATTTGTCCAACCATCTGGTAAACATGGCCACCGTCCTCCAGCACCGAGTTAGTGACAGTGACATTTGTAGTTTGCTGCGTTGGATCTGCAATGACTCCGTGCAGTCCTAagagcaacacaacaacttcCAATCCCATACTATGGTACAGTACTCTCAGTTTATTGCCTTGCCCGACTCTCACTCCTCCTGCTCCAAGATCATAAAAATGGCAGTTCTGAATTACAACATTTGAAGATCCCTGTATATACAAAATCATGCCATTCCAATGCCAGGTTACAtacatcataacatttcatTGCTATTTCATCTTGTACCTTATTCGCCCAAAGGCCATAGCCGCCTGTATGAGCAACCGTCACGCCATCAAACGTCCAGTATCTTCAataaatgcatgcaaacactTGAAGCAGTGATCATCATGTACAACACTATGACACACCGAGCTCCGACAAGATTAATTGCTGCAGTCCTGAGAAAGTCTGCAGACTGACCATCACAGGTTCCTGCAAAGCAGTTTTCTGTTTCCATGCTACTGAACGCAAAGTTCACGTCCCTGTGCTCAACACACAAAACCAAACCAATAATATACATGTGCATTCCAGCAGCATCAAGCTGACCAACTTCCAGTTAATGTAGTCAACATAGCTGTCATTAGATGCGCTACCAGTGGCTGCCAGTATCTGTACCGTAGTCGGCATAATCTGGAAAAAaaacttgtttgcattttttaGATTAAATAATCAAGGTCTAACCACTTCAACTTTAGTAGGATCTTCACCAGCCAGAGCATGATATGTCAACTTCATTGTGTTTCTAACCACAAACATTAAGCAAACTCAGTGCAGATACGTGGCTCTCATAGCATTACCTGTCCAAATAGAACGTGCCTGGCTCCAGCATCTCATACACGTTCTGTAGGTAGAAACGATTTCCACTTGCCTCCCCACTGAACCGGCTCGTAGTTGGATTCTGTAGGTAGAGAGTGTTGTTTTCATTGTAAATTGCCTTTACTTGATGTATCGAAGCCGTCCtatgcagtacagtacagtacaaacagcacaaagtGATGCATGAAGAACCAGAGGACGAGTCTGTTTACCAGCTGTGATAGACAACTGCCTGTATTCCTTGTATGTCGTGATAATTGCTTTTGACCTTCAACACGAATATCCAATGAATACAAATGCAGGCCAACGTAATTGAATCCCAAACCTGCCCAGGTTGAAACACAATGTACCCAGTCTCTTCAGGTGCAGCATCCTTTCTCAGTTTGCTGTAATACGACTCATACGTACGTCGACCTACAAATAGTTATGCTAGTCAACACATTCTCAATGCATGTACACTGTGTTTAGTCACAACACAACGTGTGTTGATCAATACAATACCATGCTGCTTGTCTCCTATCCTCTGATATTGCATGACGGGCGTGTGTGCAAGTTTTCGTCTCGTACCGTTTATCCACAGTTGATAGAACGGTCTGTATACACGTGCATACATAAACTTCAATTGCCACATAATGACGTAAAGAGTTACTTCTGTTCATTAGTATGCGGAAGATCTGCTGTCCACACGCCTTCTGATGTCTCCTTCCAAGCGCCAACCATTGTACCACCAGATATAGTGGCTTTCTGAATAAGAACAAATATGTGCACGTGCAATCAGATATAGTTTATATACATCAATACCATTTCTCTACTAAAGGTATTCAGAGCATGAAATAACAGCCAGCCATTGGCCAATGGCCGACCAAATGACGCCTTTGGCCAACCAATTGAGTAGATTAATCATGGCTATTTGACATGacaaaaattgacaaaagTGGCTGCTACGGCTCTGAGTGGCCAATCTATTTGAAATCCCTACTTCAGGGTATGGGTATTTACTCTTGGCCAGAGTAAACAAAGATAAATTGAAACAAGACTTTTCTTCACTAGAAAACTTTCTGCTGCATTTCAAAATAACGAGTTTTGTGGGTCAAGGCGCGGTGCATCACACCTGTCTAATACTTGCTGGCTAATGCCGGGTCCCTCCACTAGTTTTAGTAGACAATCAACAAAAGTCAAGACAGATTCTCATCCATTAATGCCTGaaactgattaattaaaaagataCTCGATTGTACAGTTAATATACAAGTAATCTACGTCATTTGTTAGTCAAATAGCGAGGGGTGTActgtggcatgggctagactgggctatagcccaacatttgtaggcgtggtcataaaaattgtgtaCAGCAAATAcatgtgaggaccaaagctgcatatagtatatacaccacccttttccactctggatctgccactttTTCTACCATagcagtcaattagaagccaataaaagaggacgtgtccataaaagtgggTGTGACCCGTAGCGTCGTGAAGTTTCtccccccatttctagagatCACGCTATGCCCCTGAAATAGCACAAAGCATTTTATctcttctttaattaattaacttaataattattgacacTTTATTCTATTTGATTTTTGACTTATTTAATTTGATGTTTGTATATAGGAATGTGATCAGTGCATCACTTGTCCAGTAaaagtaatttttaatttcaaaatttttatcttaatttttttttaattaattaattaaacttcaAATCGGAAATTTTTGTACTAGAAAATGTTGTTTGGCCAACAAAGAAATGAGTTAATTTATTGGCtcaatatatttatttctatcgcaATGAAGTTAATAATCAAATTCTAAGATTCACTATGAGTCTACCTGATCACGATTCACTGATTGAAATGTTATTGGTGCATCTGCAGTGCCTGAGACGTCTTCTCCAAAGTTCAGTTGCATGTGGCTATCCCCATAATACGTTCCTGATTGTAACATAACGTTAACTGGATTAGGCAGCTTGCCGTCGTGTGATTGCTTGAGTTGCTTGATTCCCTGAATGGCTCGAGACAGCGTTTGCCAAGGAAATTGCTTTGATCCGTTATTGTCGTTGTTGCCTGTGGGAGACACGAAGTATGTTGTTGTGTCGGAAGCGACCACGTTTGCGATGCAGATAATCATCAAAGAAGACAGAATCAGCACCATGTCTGCAGTTGAGCTCCACCCGGAAATACGGGACTGCTCAAGTTCAGGGACcaacgcatgcatgcacgcgcgccACAGCTTATACAGAAAGACTCAGAAGACAAGAGTTGCAATAAACATGAATATTGATGGCATACAGCCATTAGTATTGCTTGCAAAGCATTCACTGAAATGCATTCACCTAAAACCATCCCAGAAAAACAGTACTAAACCTCtattgtacacatgcacacatacacacacactgctacCTATGACATGTCTATAATTGCCAAAAAGACAATTGGTGTCTTTACACGCTGGTTGGTTGTACTGGTTCAGACTCAAAATAGCCTGGTGGAGGACCACAAGGAGGATACATGGTCATGTTCACTGGATAGTCAGTCTGACGTCCATAGGGTGGTTGCAAGAGTGGTGCTGCAACAACATACTGCTGAGCTTGATAAATTCTGGATCGCCGGTAGGCAGCACATACAGAAATTGTAACAAGAAGAATAATGAAACCGACTGATCCCACACAGACAAGAAACCTAATCAAAATGAACTTGAGAATAAACACATGAGAAAGGAAGCATGTGCAACAGATGCAATGGCAGTGAGGTGTACATGtgtaataatatttaattagacTTACCATTCCCACCACTCAAGATCAGAAGAGTCATCAAACCTGTCATCATAGTGATAATCCCATGATGATCTAGTAGACCACCCCCAATGTGTAGATAGGTCTGGAGAATTCCACAAAGGAACACTATCAGTCGTAATGCTCTCTTGGCAATCCTCACTATCAGATGAACAACAGTACTCGTAAGTAGAGTACTGTAGACGACAGCAGCAAGTCTGAGAGTAGAAATTGGTATCACAGGTGCTACAAAGAAACCATAACATCATTTGACGACAAACCATCAATTTCAAAACGTTAATATTGTTTTCGCAGAAATTCCACAATTAATTGTCATATGTTACACCACAAACATCAATTCGGCCACAACTTAGCTTTCATTTCCAGTacactattattattatactaGTCCGCCTATGTAGTTCATTATTATGCCACCTGTTTGTCCAACAGAGTAAagttaaggcctgtccacactagaccagaatagatcgcgatccgatcgggatagcgagcattcacactgcactttgaaaacgatacctccacCTCATTTTCGATATCACATGACTGATGACcaatgtgtacgtgtggctcctttgcttgtggaaagcgctGATACAgtgacgtaaggtgagcgagaataaagacgagtgaggagtgttaaGGCCTGTttacactggcaactggatcgcaaTTTGATCacaatcggttgaatccaattagaaatagtgggcgttaccttcatgtacgctacgcgtgtag
This window contains:
- the LOC134191733 gene encoding glutamic acid-rich protein-like isoform X1, with protein sequence MAGSSRGRSLGTPRLLIGGLLISLVGLAFFYWSVSRSKTQLEAQHKNLQTQHAELKAKTSRDMAQIQRDLVDSNAKRLMEKKSHEQKLEQALRDKAVITLQRQEVVKQHEDESKRCKSELNSARDSAAEIGRKNEEMSDSMAELRRTEETLTNERDHCSRELSAMNDKHDAATNVIRGLKDKHQLTLSTLTVLQQRCTRAVKQLNLCHRQVEHQVMSTGVGKQVADENVETGDPVANKDADSVTNNDAQDVQPTEPQPSENTNNEEGGIKTEHNEITMTRKNESNTTPSEDTEAREGEGNSQVVPPPQVNSFANKQMTGQPTAQDIGAEFAVLEEEEQNSIKEIEDEQTNEKETDAEEERKEAAAAAARNVQKENREQIGTENTQEEVEDEEPTDDYEDEDGHDDGEDEDRDEDDVKYLHADHMPHGVSNIK
- the LOC134191733 gene encoding glutamic acid-rich protein-like isoform X2, with the protein product MAGSSRGRSLGTPRLLIGGLLISLVGLAFFYWSVSRSKTQLEAQHKNLQTQHAELKAKTSRDMAQIQRDLVDSNAKRLMEKKSHEQKLEQALRDKAVITLQRQEVVKQHEDESKRCKSELNSARDSAAEIGRKNEEMSDSMAELRRTEETLTNERDHCSRELSAMNDKHDAATNVIRGLKDKHQLTLSTLTVLQQRCTRAVKQLNLCHRQVEHQVMSTGVGKQVADENVETGDPVANKDADSVTNNDAQDVQPTEPQPSENTNNEEGGIKTEHNEITMTRKNESNTTPSEDTEAREGEGNSQPTAQDIGAEFAVLEEEEQNSIKEIEDEQTNEKETDAEEERKEAAAAAARNVQKENREQIGTENTQEEVEDEEPTDDYEDEDGHDDGEDEDRDEDDVKYLHADHMPHGVSNIK
- the LOC134191734 gene encoding maspardin-like → MSTIGRSPEYLSFRSSVSQKKIVVDGSSGKAWTIYDAGPKTVRCPLICLAPASGTADIFFKQIVSLSSLGYRIIAADFPPLWSHSDWCESFRRLLDHLHLDKVHLLGASLGGFLAQKFAELTFKSPRVQSLVLCNAFADTNVFQQRMASSVFWALPAFVLKRMILSNLPNYEVDSSIADSIDFLVDKLEALDRSDLASRLTLNCMEGYIEPHKFKDTAVTIIDVFDESALTPSVKEELYKCYPNAKRAHLKSGGNFPYVCRSAEVNMHLQIHLRQFDDTKFTAKDANSEIQVQPVASGHRKSSDQDEIRATGYRQPTAEDAAAALL
- the LOC134191930 gene encoding uncharacterized protein LOC134191930, translated to MYYDVGALVAMQEGCPVLLQSEVGVHQCDPLGPALFALTIHPSLVNLQNIYPEIQALAYLDDVFLVGAPTDVINAFNCLSVCLQELGLNIRHDKCDLYCPDLNISIPDCPVPVKFDGIAILGLPIGTANFVSSYCSSFADSGNCLCDQLVALNDVQSASLLLRYCHVPRLNHLATTVCPSLLSETTEIHDLQTRSVFFNLLSYDHLSDSVWWQASLPIRLGGFGLSSVKSVSPCAFLASWVQALVCLLIRFPNLKSFIDSFLASPSEFPTGIVLSSLIPAASKLSDYLPENNKLQKKLSSELAESLLSNVLKASVSMRDAARFCSLTSKGAGAWISAVPSSACFTIDSCVYRSLGVEAEVRFAGLLIRMVKIM
- the LOC134191736 gene encoding NADH dehydrogenase [ubiquinone] iron-sulfur protein 4, mitochondrial-like → MAAVRQFGRSLAVLRRARFISTVTALTEVDKENKGALQDVPLDDFGAIAPVTGFPEEHRGRRVRIYAHSRNAMQSGTHASLHWRLDFDVQERWENPLIGWASTADPVSNVHIEFETVDEAVTFAKKNGWLYEVDKKQEVKPKWKSYGDNFSWNRKTRVTTK